The following proteins are encoded in a genomic region of Takifugu rubripes chromosome 21, fTakRub1.2, whole genome shotgun sequence:
- the LOC115247571 gene encoding WW domain-binding protein 11-like, translating into MESVCHEQHVMAEGGNSGDETKGMVWSKGTPQAEFPQMGRGVDIPGPVSELQPSKAPRDCPQPKTLPGLSAPPRVKPPRLQRRGRVSMGRRYQQREADKTKELDAERKPSPLPEIGEANFPSLSAVNVSTATVPATENKVGSKLSYAQVCRMPPRKRAPSPDLRPPYPDLRPPYSDLRPPYPDLRPPYSDLRPPYPDLRPPYPDLSPPFSDLSRPYSDLSSPDPDLSPPYPEQQPQAAETRRPKKWRY; encoded by the exons ATGGAGTCCGTCTGTCATGAGCAGCacgtgatggctgaagggggcaacAGTGGAGACGAGACAAAGGGAATGGTGTGGTCTAAgggcacaccccaggctgagttcCCCCAGATGGGTAGAGGTGTGGACATCCCAGGGCCAGTGTCGGAGCTCCAGCCCTCCAAGGCTCCCAGAGACTGCCCACAGCCT AAAACTTTGCCCGGACTGTCAGCGCCTCCCCGTGTCAAACCTCCCAGACTACAAAG GAGAGGACGCGTCAGCATGGGGAGAAGATACCAACAGAGGGAAGCAGACAAGACAAAGGAGCTG GACGCAGAGAGGAAGCCGTCACCTCTTCCTGAGATCGGGGAGGCCaacttcccttctctttctgctgtgaatgtttccacagcaacagtaCCTGCAACTGAGAACAAG gtgggctccaaactgtcATATGCACAGGTCTGTCGGATGCCACCACGTAAGCGTGCCCCAtccccagaccttcgcccaccctacccagaccttcgcccaccctactcggaccttcgcccaccctacccagaccttcgcccaccctactcagaccttcgcccaccctacccagaccttcgcccaccctacccagaccttagcccacccttcTCAGACCTTAGCCGACCCTACTCAGACCTTAGCTCACCCgacccagaccttagcccaccctacccagaacaACAGCCCCAAGCAGCAGAGACTCGCCGTCCAAAAAAGTGGAGATATTAA
- the LOC115247569 gene encoding TIR domain-containing adapter molecule 1-like isoform X1, which yields MDLIHTFYCTFLDKNSQSKFLCYTRRTKGTFNICLTDVSNVWSTDCTEDTVDPSKRTFALGPTEKNLQKLRSACLRGDVSVVVGDTSAELCGGSSPGDPRLKLSRLEPPQAGEELKELLFTMADRLSQAEGASVFSSPKKNQHMQPAESGAEQNSAPTLTPKKRPARTSLINPGTKKSHVLQRTLMWAPNCHMHRSVGCHHVSVPHPQTFAHPTQTFAHPTRTLAHLSQTLAHPTQTFAHPTRAFAHPTQTFAHPTQTLAHPTQTFAHPTQTLAHPTQTLAHPTQTLAHPTQTLAHPTQNNSPKQQRLAVQKSGDINGCERTFVFCLYKRSQTESAPLPLLL from the exons ATGGACTTGATTCACACGTTTTACtgcacatttttagataaaaacAGCCAGTCTAAATTCCTTTGTTACACCCGTAGAACGAAGGGAACATTTAACATCTG TTTGACAGATGTCTCCAATGTTTGGAGCACTGACTGCACCGAGGACACTGTGGACCCCAGT AAACGGACGTTTGCTTTGGGACCCACAGAGAAGAATCTCCAAAAACTCAG GTCAGCCTGTTTAAGGGGAGACGTGTCTGTTGTGGTCGGCGACACAAGTGCTGAACTCTGTGGAGGATCAAGTCCAGGTGATCCCAGACTGAAACTGTCCAGACTGGAGCCTCCTCAGGCCGGAGAGgaactgaaggagctgctcttcACGATGGCTGACCGTCTCTCTCAGGCTGAAG GTGCGTCTGTCTTCAGTAGTCCTAAGAAAAACCAGCACATGCAGCCAGCAG AGTCGGGAGCTGAGCAGAACTCTGCTCCAACGCTGACGCCGAAGAAACGACCTGCAAGAACGTCCCTCATCAACCCGGGAACTAAAAAGTCTCACGTCCTGCAACGCACCTTAAT gtgggctccaaactgtcATATGCACAGGTCTGTCGGATGCCACCACGTAAGCGTGCCCCAtccccagaccttcgcccaccctacccagaccttcgcccaccctactcgGACCTTAGCCCACCTTTctcagaccttagcccaccctacccagaccttcgcccaccctactcgggccttcgcccaccctacccagaccttcgcccaccctactcagaccttagcccaccctacccagaccttcgcccaccctacccagaccttagcccaccctacccagaccttagcccaccctactcAGACCTTAGCTCACCCgacccagaccttagcccaccctacccagaacaACAGCCCCAAGCAGCAGAGACTCGCCGTCCAAAAAAGTGGCGATATTAATGGCTGTGAACggacttttgttttctgtctttacaaaagaagccaaacagaatctgcacctcttccattgctgctttag
- the LOC115247569 gene encoding protein PAXX-like isoform X2, whose product MDLIHTFYCTFLDKNSQSKFLCYTRRTKGTFNICLTDVSNVWSTDCTEDTVDPSKRTFALGPTEKNLQKLRSACLRGDVSVVVGDTSAELCGGSSPGDPRLKLSRLEPPQAGEELKELLFTMADRLSQAEGASVFSSPKKNQHMQPAESGAEQNSAPTLTPKKRPARTSLINPGTKKKVEAAGVTFDDAED is encoded by the exons ATGGACTTGATTCACACGTTTTACtgcacatttttagataaaaacAGCCAGTCTAAATTCCTTTGTTACACCCGTAGAACGAAGGGAACATTTAACATCTG TTTGACAGATGTCTCCAATGTTTGGAGCACTGACTGCACCGAGGACACTGTGGACCCCAGT AAACGGACGTTTGCTTTGGGACCCACAGAGAAGAATCTCCAAAAACTCAG GTCAGCCTGTTTAAGGGGAGACGTGTCTGTTGTGGTCGGCGACACAAGTGCTGAACTCTGTGGAGGATCAAGTCCAGGTGATCCCAGACTGAAACTGTCCAGACTGGAGCCTCCTCAGGCCGGAGAGgaactgaaggagctgctcttcACGATGGCTGACCGTCTCTCTCAGGCTGAAG GTGCGTCTGTCTTCAGTAGTCCTAAGAAAAACCAGCACATGCAGCCAGCAG AGTCGGGAGCTGAGCAGAACTCTGCTCCAACGCTGACGCCGAAGAAACGACCTGCAAGAACGTCCCTCATCAACCCGGGAACTAAAAA AAAGGTGGAGGCAGCTGGCGTGACCTTTGATGATGCTGAAGACTGA
- the LOC115247569 gene encoding uncharacterized protein isoform X3 has translation MDLIHTFYCTFLDKNSQSKFLCYTRRTKGTFNICLTDVSNVWSTDCTEDTVDPSKRTFALGPTEKNLQKLRSACLRGDVSVVVGDTSAELCGGSSPGDPRLKLSRLEPPQAGEELKELLFTMADRLSQAEGASVFSSPKKNQHMQPAERWRQLA, from the exons ATGGACTTGATTCACACGTTTTACtgcacatttttagataaaaacAGCCAGTCTAAATTCCTTTGTTACACCCGTAGAACGAAGGGAACATTTAACATCTG TTTGACAGATGTCTCCAATGTTTGGAGCACTGACTGCACCGAGGACACTGTGGACCCCAGT AAACGGACGTTTGCTTTGGGACCCACAGAGAAGAATCTCCAAAAACTCAG GTCAGCCTGTTTAAGGGGAGACGTGTCTGTTGTGGTCGGCGACACAAGTGCTGAACTCTGTGGAGGATCAAGTCCAGGTGATCCCAGACTGAAACTGTCCAGACTGGAGCCTCCTCAGGCCGGAGAGgaactgaaggagctgctcttcACGATGGCTGACCGTCTCTCTCAGGCTGAAG GTGCGTCTGTCTTCAGTAGTCCTAAGAAAAACCAGCACATGCAGCCAGCAG AAAGGTGGAGGCAGCTGGCGTGA
- the LOC115247570 gene encoding protein FAM151B-like isoform X1 has protein sequence MTLQYFLSRGLIRSSDAAEVSWCHGVNSRSGLMEALSGSAHMMEADVLMRECDPKEPIMAHPPARDSDITLKEWLQEVKEQQKGIKLDFKSLEAVAPSLVLLEEVLAKTNLPVWINADVLAGPGGHAQPLDPQAFLSAVRDLPPHVVLSLGWTTGWTAGMDNPESSSSPATSPPHLLTPDAGCGPPVGSRMSPVFWCLLLDPNPVLTSSGSTTLSICSITLQLGHGACDGGGVQSPPTPRHLPRARGASGPVRPPAQVVAAAVPQIHSHCVDGPDGHADASGLAALSTRL, from the exons ATGACGCTGCAGTATTTCCTGAGTCGCGGTCTCATCCGGAGCAGCGACGCCGCCGAGGTCAGCTGGTGTCACGGAGTCAACAGCCGCAGCGGGCTGATGGAGGCGCTCtcag GTTCTGCTCATATGATGGAGGCTGATGTTCTGATGAGAGAGTGTGACCCAAAAGAGCCGATCATGGCGCACCCCCCAGCCCGGGACAGTGACATCACCCTGAAGGAGTGGCTGCAGGAAGTCAAAGAACAGCAAAAGGGAATCAAGCTAGATTTTAAGAG CCTGGAGGCCGTGGCTCCGTCTTTGGTTCTTCTGGAGGAGGTGTTGGCTAAGACCAACCTTCCAGTGTGGATCAATGCAGATGTCCTAGCTGGCCCCGGGGGCCACGCGCAGCCCTTGGACCCTCAGGCTTTCCTGTCTGCTGTGAGAGACCTGCCCCCTCATGTGGTGCTGTCTCTGGGGTGGACGACAGGCTGGACTGCTGGGATGGATAACCCAG agtcctcctcctccccggcTACATCTCCCCCCCACCTGCTCACACCTGATGCAGGATGTGGTCCACCTGTGGGCTCCCGCATGTCACCTGTGTTCTGGTGTCTtctcctggaccctaaccctgtcctgaCCTCATCTGGCTCCACAACTCTTAGCATCTGTAGCATCAC GTTACAGCTGGGACATGGTGCGTGTGATGGAGGGGGTGTGCAGAGCCCTCCAACACCCCGTCACCTTCCCCGTGCGCGCGGTGCTTCTGGCCCGGTCCGCCCCCCAGCTCAGGTGGTTGCTGCAGCAGTCCCACAG ataCACTCTCACTGTGTGGACGGGCCAGACGGACACGCTGACGCCTCAGGACTTGCTGCCCTATCGACGAGGCTTTGA
- the LOC115247570 gene encoding protein FAM151B-like isoform X3, producing MTLQYFLSRGLIRSSDAAEVSWCHGVNSRSGLMEALSGSAHMMEADVLMRECDPKEPIMAHPPARDSDITLKEWLQEVKEQQKGIKLDFKSLEAVAPSLVLLEEVLAKTNLPVWINADVLAGPGGHAQPLDPQAFLSAVRDLPPHVVLSLGWTTGWTAGMDNPGYSWDMVRVMEGVCRALQHPVTFPVRAVLLARSAPQLRWLLQQSHRYTLTVWTGQTDTLTPQDLLPYRRGFDRSRVYYDLPPSLRTELNRGTQDGDV from the exons ATGACGCTGCAGTATTTCCTGAGTCGCGGTCTCATCCGGAGCAGCGACGCCGCCGAGGTCAGCTGGTGTCACGGAGTCAACAGCCGCAGCGGGCTGATGGAGGCGCTCtcag GTTCTGCTCATATGATGGAGGCTGATGTTCTGATGAGAGAGTGTGACCCAAAAGAGCCGATCATGGCGCACCCCCCAGCCCGGGACAGTGACATCACCCTGAAGGAGTGGCTGCAGGAAGTCAAAGAACAGCAAAAGGGAATCAAGCTAGATTTTAAGAG CCTGGAGGCCGTGGCTCCGTCTTTGGTTCTTCTGGAGGAGGTGTTGGCTAAGACCAACCTTCCAGTGTGGATCAATGCAGATGTCCTAGCTGGCCCCGGGGGCCACGCGCAGCCCTTGGACCCTCAGGCTTTCCTGTCTGCTGTGAGAGACCTGCCCCCTCATGTGGTGCTGTCTCTGGGGTGGACGACAGGCTGGACTGCTGGGATGGATAACCCAG GTTACAGCTGGGACATGGTGCGTGTGATGGAGGGGGTGTGCAGAGCCCTCCAACACCCCGTCACCTTCCCCGTGCGCGCGGTGCTTCTGGCCCGGTCCGCCCCCCAGCTCAGGTGGTTGCTGCAGCAGTCCCACAG ataCACTCTCACTGTGTGGACGGGCCAGACGGACACGCTGACGCCTCAGGACTTGCTGCCCTATCGACGAGGCTTTGACAGGAGTCGGGTCTATTATGACCTGCCACCGTCTCTGAGGACAGAGCTCAACAGGGGGACGCAG GACGGAGACGTCTAA
- the LOC115247570 gene encoding protein FAM151B-like isoform X2 — MTLQYFLSRGLIRSSDAAEVSWCHGVNSRSGLMEALSGSAHMMEADVLMRECDPKEPIMAHPPARDSDITLKEWLQEVKEQQKGIKLDFKSLEAVAPSLVLLEEVLAKTNLPVWINADVLAGPGGHAQPLDPQAFLSAVRDLPPHVVLSLGWTTGWTAGMDNPGYSWDMVRVMEGVCRALQHPVTFPVRAVLLARSAPQLRWLLQQSHRYTLTVWTGQTDTLTPQDLLPYRRGFDRSRVYYDLPPSLRTELNRGTQDGDV, encoded by the exons ATGACGCTGCAGTATTTCCTGAGTCGCGGTCTCATCCGGAGCAGCGACGCCGCCGAGGTCAGCTGGTGTCACGGAGTCAACAGCCGCAGCGGGCTGATGGAGGCGCTCtcag GTTCTGCTCATATGATGGAGGCTGATGTTCTGATGAGAGAGTGTGACCCAAAAGAGCCGATCATGGCGCACCCCCCAGCCCGGGACAGTGACATCACCCTGAAGGAGTGGCTGCAGGAAGTCAAAGAACAGCAAAAGGGAATCAAGCTAGATTTTAAGAG CCTGGAGGCCGTGGCTCCGTCTTTGGTTCTTCTGGAGGAGGTGTTGGCTAAGACCAACCTTCCAGTGTGGATCAATGCAGATGTCCTAGCTGGCCCCGGGGGCCACGCGCAGCCCTTGGACCCTCAGGCTTTCCTGTCTGCTGTGAGAGACCTGCCCCCTCATGTGGTGCTGTCTCTGGGGTGGACGACAGGCTGGACTGCTGGGATGGATAACCCAG GTTACAGCTGGGACATGGTGCGTGTGATGGAGGGGGTGTGCAGAGCCCTCCAACACCCCGTCACCTTCCCCGTGCGCGCGGTGCTTCTGGCCCGGTCCGCCCCCCAGCTCAGGTGGTTGCTGCAGCAGTCCCACAG ataCACTCTCACTGTGTGGACGGGCCAGACGGACACGCTGACGCCTCAGGACTTGCTGCCCTATCGACGAGGCTTTGACAGGAGTCGGGTCTATTATGACCTGCCACCGTCTCTGAGGACAGAGCTCAACAGGGGGACGCAGGACGGAGACGTCTAA
- the LOC101069927 gene encoding dihydrofolate reductase-like, which translates to MTTMSRVVNAIVAVCPDLGIGMNGDLPWHPIRLNKEFVHFRKMTSTPSVNGKQNVVIMGRKTWFSIPERNRPLANRINIVLSRRCREPPAGAHHLARDLPSALRLVDSELAEQADQVWVIGGSSLYQELMEGTGTTRLFVTRILKQFECDTFLPEINPARYRRLPQFPGVAQELQEEEGIQYRFQVYESIEH; encoded by the exons ATGACAACAATGTCGCGGGTTGTGAACGCGATCGTGGCGGTGTGTCCCGACCTGGGCATCGGGATGAATGGAGATCTGCCCTGGCACCCCATCAGACTCAA TAAAGAATTCGTGCACTTTCGAAAGATGACGTCGACTCCTTCTGTAAACG GGAAGCAGAACGTGGTGATCATGGGCAGAAAGACCTGGTTCTCCATCCCAGAAAGAAACCGACCTCTGGCCAACAGGATCAACATCGTTCTCAGCAGACGGTGCAG GGAGCCCCCGGCAGGAGCCCACCACCTGGCCCGCGACTTGCCCTCGGCTCTCCGGCTGGTGGACTCGGAGCTGGCCGAGCAGGCCGACCAGGTGTGGGTGATAGGAGGCAGCTCGCTCTATCAG gagctgatggaggggACAGGAACCACCAGACTGTTTGTCACGCGGATCCTGAAGCAGTTTGAATGCGACACGTTCCTCCCTGAAATCAACCCTGCCAGATACCGCCGGCTGCCACA GTTTCCAGGCGTggcccaggagctgcaggaggaggaggggatccAGTACAGGTTCCAGGTCTATGAGAGCATCGAGCACTGA